The Helianthus annuus cultivar XRQ/B chromosome 16, HanXRQr2.0-SUNRISE, whole genome shotgun sequence genome includes a window with the following:
- the LOC110920220 gene encoding zinc finger MYM-type protein 1-like: MLFYIDGVRASDKDAKIQSEAKSLEKHEVGDYEFLVQIVIWYEMLSNVNVVSKKLQSKDVVLDVAIDEVDKLIKYFKKYREEGFSKAIDEAVEIANELGVDAGFPQKRVIRRKKQFDENSNVEEVIFSLDEDFKVNYFLCIVDQAISSLETRFDQYKKFENLWGFLFPKKLKTLDEATLKSCCYRLQDALKYKEESDIDANELYLELKLIETFLPSYIVSPFDALNNIKRLGHFPNAINAYKVLLTIPVTVASAERSFSKLKLLKTYLRSTMSQERLNGLAMISIENEILEGMEYKDLIESFASKNARRAARFT, translated from the coding sequence ATGTTGTTTTATATTGATGGAGTTAGGGCCTCCGATAAAGATGCTAAAATTCAAAGCGAAGCTAAATCACTTGAAAAGCATGAGGTTGGTGACTATGAATTTTTGGTACAGATCGTCATTTGGTATGAAATGTTATCAAATGTGAATGTGGTGAGCAAAAAGTTGCAATCAAAGGATGTGGTTCTTGATGTTGCTATTGATGAAGTGGACAAATTGATTAAATACTTTAAAAAATATAGAGAAGAGGGGTTTTCCAAGGCGATTGATGAAGCTGTAGAAATTGCCAATGAATTGGGTGTTGATGCGGGATTCCCTCAAAAACGTGTGATACGTAGGAAAAAACAATTTGATGAGAATTCAAATGTAGAAGAAGTTATATTTTCACTCGATGAGGATTTTAAAGTCAATTACTTTTTATGTATTGTTGATCAAGCTATAAGTTCTCTTGAAACAAGATTCGATCAATacaaaaaattcgaaaatttatGGGGTTTTTTGTTTCCTAAAAAGTTGAAGACACTTGATGAAGCCACTCTTAAGTCTTGTTGTTATCGTCTTCAAGATGCATTGAAATATAAAGAAGAATCGGACATTGATGCTAATGAACTTTATTTGGAGTTGAAGTTGATCGAGACATTCTTACCGAGTTACATTGTTAGCCCTTTTGATGCTTTAAACAATATCAAGCGGCTTGGTCATTTCCCTAATGCTATAAATGCGTATAAAGTGCTTTTGACAATTCCGGTAACGGTGGCATCGGCGGAAAGAAGCTTTTCAAAATTGAAGTTGTTGAAGACTTATTTACGATCGACGATGTCGCAAGAAAGACTTAACGGATTGGCAATGATATCTATTGAAAACGAAATATTAGAAGGTATGGAATATAAAGACTTGATCGAGAGTTTTGCTTCAAAAAACGCTAGGAGAGCCGCACGATTCACTTAA